In Mus musculus strain C57BL/6J chromosome 14, GRCm38.p6 C57BL/6J, the following are encoded in one genomic region:
- the Gm5622 gene encoding uncharacterized protein LOC434459: protein MESHENPGMFSRLLRLFHRENGDQGETRPRQKEFGILSYEKGRMKSFWGRHVSAGKTSSQSCNITNHMKNMNKLEDMKFYIRKINAEREELFRILDIDMNTDLNYSIRHTHLLKKCNQLKKKVRMLLNENRKLLVEQADQEASFGEEKSSVMRPARTYIPSAKQQQV, encoded by the exons GCATGTTTTCCCGGCTGCTCAGGTTATTTCACAGGGAGAATGGCGATcaaggagagaccagaccaaggcagaaggaatTTGGCATCCTTTCTtatgaaaaaggaagaatgaaatcatTCTGGGGAAGACACG TGTCTGCTGGGAAAACATCATCCCAAAGTTGCAACATCACTAATCATATGAAGAATATGAATAAACTAGAAGATATGAAATTTTATATCAGGAAGATAAATGCTGAGCGGGAAGAACTTTTTCGAATCTTGGACATTGACATGAATACTgatttgaactacag CATCAGGCACACCCACCTCCTGAAAAAATGCAATCAATTGAAGAAAAAAGTAAGGATGttgctgaatgagaacagaaagctgctggtagagcaggctgaccaggaGGCATCCTTTGGTGAAGAAAAGAGTTCTGTGATGAGACCAGCAAGAACATACATCCCAAGTgcaaagcagcagcag gTGTGA
- the Gm5622 gene encoding uncharacterized protein LOC434459 isoform X1 has translation MESHENPGMFSRLLRLFHRENGDQGETRPRQKEFGILSYEKGRMKSFWGRHVSAGKTSSQSCNITNHMKNMNKLEDMKFYIRKINAEREELFRILDIDMNTDLNYRMNTEFTIIKSQHEKTMLDMEKITQSISDFIDKYKEFIEDNDSYSIRHTHLLKKCNQLKKKVRMLLNENRKLLVEQADQEASFGEEKSSVMRPARTYIPSAKQQQV, from the exons GCATGTTTTCCCGGCTGCTCAGGTTATTTCACAGGGAGAATGGCGATcaaggagagaccagaccaaggcagaaggaatTTGGCATCCTTTCTtatgaaaaaggaagaatgaaatcatTCTGGGGAAGACACG TGTCTGCTGGGAAAACATCATCCCAAAGTTGCAACATCACTAATCATATGAAGAATATGAATAAACTAGAAGATATGAAATTTTATATCAGGAAGATAAATGCTGAGCGGGAAGAACTTTTTCGAATCTTGGACATTGACATGAATACTgatttgaactacag gatgaacactgaattcaccatcattaaatcacaacatgagaagacaatgttggatatggaaAAAATTACTCAGTCAATAAGTGATTTTATTGACAAGTACAAGGAATTCATAGAAGATAAcgattcctacag CATCAGGCACACCCACCTCCTGAAAAAATGCAATCAATTGAAGAAAAAAGTAAGGATGttgctgaatgagaacagaaagctgctggtagagcaggctgaccaggaGGCATCCTTTGGTGAAGAAAAGAGTTCTGTGATGAGACCAGCAAGAACATACATCCCAAGTgcaaagcagcagcag gTGTGA